The Mauremys reevesii isolate NIE-2019 linkage group 13, ASM1616193v1, whole genome shotgun sequence genome contains a region encoding:
- the LOC120380652 gene encoding olfactory receptor 14A16-like, whose amino-acid sequence MSNQTTVTEFLLLGFSDVRELQILHFVVFLVLCLAALVGNLLLITAVAFDHHLHTPMYFFLMNLSILDIGSISVPVIKSLANSLMNTRSISYSGCVAQVFFFTFFTSTGFALLTIMAYDRYVAICQPLHYERVNNRRPCIQMAASAWMSIFVYSVLHTGNTFAISFCGGNTVDQFFCEIPQLLKLACSDSYLSEAGAIAFSVCLGLSFFVFIVVSYVQIFTRLMKIPSEQGLHKALSTYLPHLIVVSLFFFTVAFAYLKPIYSSTSGLDLMMAVLYSVVPPMMNPIIYSMRNKEIKAALKKLIVGRLFTKTKISIFHL is encoded by the coding sequence atgtccaaccaaaccacTGTGACTGAGTttcttctcctgggattctctgacgttcgggagctgcagattttgcactttgtggtgtttctGGTGCTTTGCCTGGCAGCCCTGGTGGGGAATCTTCTCCTCATCACAGCTGTAGCCTTTGACCatcaccttcacacccccatgtacttcttcctgatgaatTTGTCCATTCTAGACATTGGCTCCATTTCTGTCCCAGTCATCAAATCTTTGGCCAACTCCCTCATGAACACCAGGTCAATTTCCTATTCTGGATGTGTCGCACAAGTCTTTTTCTTTACATTCTTTACTTCAACAGGTTTTGCCTTACTCACCATCATGGCATATGACCGATATGTCGCCATCTGCCAACCTTTGCACTATGAGAGAGTGAACAATAGGAGACCTTGCATCCAgatggcagccagtgcctggatgAGTATTTTCGTCTACTCTGTACTGCACACTGGGAACACATTTGCAATATCCTTCTGTGGAGGCAACACAGTGGATCAATTtttctgtgaaatcccccagctCCTCAAGCTCGCCTGCTCTGACTCATACCTCAGTGAAGCTGGGGCTATTGCCTTTAGTGTGTGCTTAGGCTTaagtttctttgtttttatagttgtgtcatatgttcagatcttcaCCAGGTTAATGAAaatcccctctgagcagggcctgcATAAAGCTCTATCCACCTACCTCCCTCACCTCATTGTGGTCTCATTGTTCTTTTTCACTGTAGCCTTTGCCTACCTGAAACCCATCTACAGCTCAACATCAGGTCTGGATCTCATGATGGCTGTTCTCTATTCTGTGGTGCCTCCAATGATGAATCcgatcatctacagcatgaggaacaaggagatcaaagctgcacTGAAGAAACTGATAGTGGGGAGGTTATTCACCAAAACCAAAATATCCATCTTTCATCTTTGA